In a genomic window of Pseudomonas putida:
- the orn gene encoding oligoribonuclease, whose product MQSSQNLIWIDLEMTGLNPDTDVIIEMATIVTDSDLNTLAEGPVIAIHHSDEVLATMDEWNTRTHGNSGLTQRVRESRISMAEAEAQTLEFLEKWVPKGKSPICGNSICQDRRFLYTHMKSLESFFHYRNLDVSTLKELAARWAPDVRDSFKKGSTHLALDDIRESIAELQHYRKHFIKF is encoded by the coding sequence ATGCAAAGTTCGCAAAACCTGATCTGGATCGACCTGGAAATGACCGGTCTGAACCCGGATACCGACGTCATCATCGAAATGGCCACCATCGTCACCGACAGTGACCTGAATACTTTGGCCGAAGGGCCGGTCATCGCCATCCACCACAGTGACGAAGTGCTCGCCACGATGGACGAGTGGAATACCCGCACCCACGGCAACTCGGGCCTGACCCAGCGCGTGCGCGAAAGCCGCATCAGCATGGCCGAAGCCGAAGCCCAGACCCTCGAGTTCCTGGAGAAATGGGTGCCGAAGGGCAAGTCGCCGATCTGCGGCAACAGCATCTGCCAGGATCGTCGCTTCCTTTATACGCACATGAAATCCCTGGAAAGCTTCTTTCACTACCGCAACCTCGACGTTTCGACGCTCAAGGAGCTGGCGGCACGCTGGGCGCCGGACGTGCGCGACAGCTTCAAAAAGGGCAGCACCCACCTGGCCCTGGACGACATCCGTGAGTCCATCGCCGAGTTGCAGCATTACCGCAAGCATTTCATCAAGTTCTGA
- the queG gene encoding tRNA epoxyqueuosine(34) reductase QueG encodes MPAITTDLPALAQSIKDWGRELGFQQVGISGLDLGEHEQHLERWLEAGYHGEMDYMGAHGSKRSHPEELVPGTLRVVSLRMDYLSGDTKMAQLLAQPEKAYVSRYALGRDYHKLIRKRVQQLAEKIQAVIGPFGFRAFVDSAPVLEKAIAEQAGLGWIGKNTLVLNRKAGSYFFLAELFVDLPLPVDPPHATEHCGRCSACLDICPTNAFVGPYVLDARRCISYLTIELKGAIPEDLRPLIGNRVFGCDDCQIVCPWNRFARPSGESDFKPRHNLDNADLAELFMWDEARFLSSTEGSPLRRAGYESWLRNLAVGLGNAPSTIPVLEALKARRDYPSDMVREHVEWALKQHGIG; translated from the coding sequence ATGCCCGCAATTACCACAGACCTGCCCGCCCTCGCTCAATCCATCAAGGACTGGGGCCGCGAACTGGGTTTCCAGCAAGTCGGCATCAGCGGCCTCGACCTGGGTGAGCATGAGCAACACCTGGAGCGCTGGCTGGAAGCCGGCTACCACGGCGAAATGGACTACATGGGCGCCCATGGCAGCAAGCGCTCGCACCCCGAAGAACTGGTACCGGGCACCCTGCGCGTAGTTTCACTGCGTATGGACTACCTGTCCGGCGATACCAAAATGGCGCAGTTGCTGGCCCAACCGGAAAAAGCCTACGTCTCGCGGTATGCCCTGGGCCGCGATTACCACAAGTTGATCCGCAAGCGCGTGCAACAACTGGCGGAAAAAATTCAGGCCGTCATCGGTCCATTTGGCTTTCGTGCCTTCGTCGACAGCGCGCCGGTGCTGGAAAAAGCCATCGCGGAGCAGGCCGGCCTGGGCTGGATCGGCAAAAACACTCTGGTCTTGAACCGCAAGGCGGGCAGTTATTTCTTCCTCGCCGAACTGTTCGTCGATTTGCCACTGCCCGTGGACCCACCCCACGCCACCGAGCATTGCGGCCGCTGCAGCGCCTGCCTCGACATCTGCCCGACCAATGCCTTTGTCGGCCCCTACGTTCTGGACGCTCGTCGCTGCATTTCCTACCTGACCATCGAACTCAAGGGTGCGATTCCCGAAGACCTGCGACCGCTGATCGGCAATCGGGTATTCGGCTGCGATGACTGCCAGATCGTCTGCCCATGGAACCGCTTTGCCCGTCCGTCGGGGGAAAGCGATTTCAAACCCCGCCACAACCTGGACAACGCCGATCTGGCCGAGCTGTTCATGTGGGACGAAGCCAGGTTTCTGAGCAGCACCGAAGGCTCACCACTGCGACGGGCGGGTTACGAAAGCTGGCTGCGCAATCTGGCCGTCGGCTTGGGTAACGCGCCCTCGACGATTCCGGTACTGGAGGCGCTGAAGGCACGACGGGATTATCCGTCCGACATGGTCCGCGAACACGTCGAGTGGGCGTTGAAACAACACGGTATCGGGTAA
- a CDS encoding NAD(P)H-hydrate dehydratase produces MPHTKDDFPDALYSAAQVRALDASLIAAGTPGFELMQRAARATWRALVRQWPTANELTVVAGHGNNAGDGYLVAVLARRAGWSVRVLAAGDPQLLRGDAASAHAEALSEKVSIEPWTVQSELRGLVLDALLGIGLSGDVREPYASVIAALNASGLPVAAVDIPSGLCADTGRILGCAVRADLTVTFIGLKPGLFTGDAADVVGELVFNDLHADPQLLEAAPASALRLTVGNLPRLASRPPTSHKGKFGHLLLIGGDRGLGGAILLSAQSALRSGAGLVSVATRSEHVPAALARIPEAMVLGTSSANQLMELLQKVSVLVVGPGLGQAAWGRSLLSAAANAPLPQVWDADALNLLAEERVNLPKGCVITPHPGEAAHLLGISTAQVQADRPAAVHALSKKYAAVVVLKGAGSLIASPDGRLAVCHQGHPAMATAGLGDVLAGLVGALLAQGMGAFDAACLAVWLHANAGEQQGKFGRGLAATDLIPAIRQLLEEQAPCLK; encoded by the coding sequence ATGCCGCACACTAAAGATGATTTCCCCGACGCGCTGTACAGCGCCGCGCAGGTCCGAGCACTCGATGCCAGCCTGATCGCTGCCGGTACGCCGGGCTTCGAACTGATGCAGCGTGCCGCGCGGGCGACATGGCGTGCGCTGGTACGCCAATGGCCGACGGCGAACGAATTGACCGTAGTTGCTGGCCACGGTAATAACGCCGGCGATGGCTATCTTGTCGCGGTATTGGCCCGGCGCGCGGGCTGGTCGGTGCGGGTATTGGCAGCGGGCGATCCGCAACTGCTGCGTGGTGATGCGGCTTCGGCCCATGCTGAAGCACTTTCCGAAAAGGTTTCCATCGAGCCTTGGACCGTGCAATCCGAACTGCGCGGCCTCGTGCTGGATGCATTGCTCGGTATTGGTCTTAGCGGTGACGTGCGCGAGCCCTACGCCAGTGTGATTGCTGCGCTCAACGCCAGCGGGCTGCCGGTCGCGGCAGTGGATATCCCTTCCGGTCTTTGCGCTGACACCGGCCGCATCCTTGGTTGCGCGGTGAGAGCTGACCTGACCGTCACCTTCATCGGCTTGAAACCGGGCCTGTTTACCGGCGATGCGGCGGATGTAGTGGGTGAACTGGTGTTCAATGACCTGCATGCCGATCCGCAGCTGCTGGAGGCTGCGCCGGCCAGTGCTCTTCGCTTGACCGTCGGCAATCTGCCGCGCCTGGCCTCCCGGCCACCGACCTCCCATAAAGGCAAGTTCGGCCATCTGCTGCTGATCGGCGGCGATCGAGGTTTGGGTGGGGCGATTCTGCTGAGTGCACAGAGTGCGTTGCGCAGCGGGGCAGGGCTGGTGTCAGTGGCGACTCGCAGCGAACACGTACCTGCCGCTCTGGCGAGGATCCCCGAAGCGATGGTGTTGGGGACCTCTTCTGCCAATCAGTTGATGGAATTGCTTCAAAAGGTTTCCGTCTTGGTCGTCGGTCCTGGTCTGGGGCAAGCGGCTTGGGGGCGTAGCCTGTTGTCCGCCGCCGCCAACGCACCGCTGCCGCAAGTCTGGGATGCCGACGCGCTGAACCTGTTGGCCGAAGAGCGCGTGAATTTGCCCAAAGGTTGTGTAATCACACCGCATCCGGGTGAAGCCGCACACCTTCTCGGCATCAGTACCGCCCAGGTTCAGGCTGATCGACCGGCAGCAGTTCATGCATTGAGCAAAAAATATGCAGCGGTTGTGGTGCTCAAGGGCGCCGGCAGCCTGATCGCTAGCCCCGACGGACGGTTGGCGGTGTGTCATCAAGGACACCCGGCAATGGCTACCGCGGGCTTGGGGGATGTTCTGGCCGGGCTGGTTGGCGCACTGCTGGCCCAGGGCATGGGCGCGTTCGACGCTGCCTGCCTGGCGGTCTGGCTGCACGCCAATGCCGGCGAGCAACAAGGTAAATTCGGCCGCGGGCTGGCGGCCACTGATCTGATTCCAGCCATTCGTCAGTTGTTGGAGGAGCAAGCACCGTGTCTGAAGTAA
- the mutL gene encoding DNA mismatch repair endonuclease MutL: protein MNEVVINPARIELLSPRLANQIAAGEVVERPASVIKELLENSLDSGAKRIDVDVEQGGVKLLRVRDDGSGISADDLPLALARHATSKIRNLEDLEQVMSLGFRGEALASISSVARLTLTSRTREADQAWQVETEGREMSPRVQPAAHPVGTSVEVRDLFFNTPARRKFLKTEKTEFDHLQEVIRRLALARFDVAFHLRHNGKTILSLHEARDDAARARRVAAICGPGFLEQALPIEIERNGLHLWGWVGLPTFNRSQADLQYFFVNGRAVRDKLVAHAVRQAYRDVLFNGRHPTFVLFFEVDPTGVDVNVHPTKHEVRFREGRMVHDFLYGTLHRALGDVRPDDQLAAPVATAIVRPTGLEAGEFGPQGEMSLAANALLEQPQAQPSFNTSSGSGSGGSYQYQYTPRPQSAVPAAEAQAAYREFYAPLPEANATALPAGQGDIPPLGYALAQLKGIYILSENAQGLVLVDMHAAHERIMYERLKVAMASEGLSGQPLLVPESLAVSQREADCAEEHVAWFQRLGFELQRLGPETLAIRQIPALLKQAEANRLVGDVLADLMEYGTSDRIQAHLNELLGTMACHGAVRANRRLAIPEMNALLRDMENTERSGQCNHGRPTWTQLGLDDLDKLFLRGR from the coding sequence ATGAATGAGGTCGTGATCAACCCGGCTCGCATCGAGCTGCTCAGCCCGCGCCTGGCGAACCAGATCGCCGCCGGCGAGGTGGTTGAGCGCCCGGCGTCGGTGATCAAGGAGTTGCTGGAAAACAGCCTCGACTCCGGCGCCAAGCGTATCGATGTCGATGTGGAGCAGGGCGGCGTCAAGTTGCTGCGAGTCCGCGATGATGGCAGCGGCATTTCCGCCGATGACCTGCCCCTGGCACTGGCCCGTCACGCCACCAGCAAGATCCGGAATCTGGAAGACCTCGAACAGGTGATGAGCCTGGGGTTTCGCGGCGAGGCATTGGCTTCGATCAGTTCCGTGGCGCGCCTGACCCTGACCTCGCGTACCCGCGAGGCCGACCAGGCCTGGCAGGTCGAGACCGAAGGCCGTGAGATGTCGCCGCGAGTGCAGCCGGCAGCGCATCCGGTGGGCACTTCAGTCGAAGTACGCGACCTGTTTTTCAATACGCCGGCACGACGCAAGTTTCTCAAGACTGAAAAAACCGAATTCGATCATCTTCAAGAAGTGATCAGGCGCCTGGCTCTGGCACGTTTCGACGTAGCCTTCCATCTGCGCCATAACGGCAAGACCATCCTCAGCCTGCACGAAGCCCGCGATGACGCGGCCCGTGCCCGGCGGGTAGCCGCCATTTGCGGGCCGGGTTTCCTGGAGCAGGCGCTGCCGATCGAAATCGAGCGCAACGGCTTGCATTTGTGGGGTTGGGTCGGGTTGCCTACGTTCAACCGCAGTCAGGCGGATCTGCAGTATTTCTTCGTCAATGGCCGAGCAGTGCGAGACAAGCTGGTGGCCCACGCGGTGCGCCAGGCCTATCGTGACGTGCTGTTCAACGGCCGGCACCCGACCTTCGTGCTGTTTTTCGAGGTCGATCCGACAGGCGTCGACGTCAACGTGCACCCGACCAAACACGAAGTACGCTTCCGTGAAGGGCGCATGGTTCACGACTTCCTGTATGGCACCTTGCATCGTGCACTGGGCGATGTGCGGCCGGACGATCAATTGGCCGCGCCGGTTGCGACAGCCATCGTGCGACCTACGGGTCTCGAGGCGGGTGAATTCGGGCCCCAGGGTGAAATGAGCCTGGCAGCCAACGCACTGCTGGAGCAGCCGCAGGCACAGCCGTCATTCAACACGTCTTCGGGCTCCGGTTCCGGCGGGAGCTATCAATATCAGTACACCCCGCGTCCGCAATCGGCGGTTCCCGCCGCTGAAGCACAGGCTGCCTATCGCGAATTCTACGCGCCGCTGCCCGAAGCCAATGCAACGGCATTGCCAGCCGGGCAGGGCGATATTCCGCCGCTGGGTTATGCACTGGCACAGCTCAAGGGTATCTATATTCTTTCGGAAAATGCCCAGGGGCTGGTGCTGGTGGACATGCATGCCGCTCATGAGCGGATCATGTACGAGCGCCTGAAAGTGGCGATGGCCAGTGAAGGCCTCAGCGGTCAGCCGCTGTTGGTTCCAGAGTCGCTGGCGGTGAGCCAGCGTGAAGCCGATTGCGCCGAAGAGCACGTCGCCTGGTTCCAGCGCCTGGGCTTCGAGCTGCAGCGTCTGGGGCCTGAAACCCTGGCGATCCGGCAAATTCCGGCCCTGCTCAAGCAGGCGGAAGCCAATCGGCTGGTGGGCGACGTATTGGCTGACCTGATGGAGTACGGCACCAGCGACCGCATTCAGGCGCATCTGAACGAATTGCTCGGGACCATGGCCTGCCACGGCGCGGTCCGGGCGAATCGGCGCCTGGCGATACCGGAAATGAACGCTCTGCTGCGCGACATGGAAAATACCGAGCGCAGCGGTCAATGCAACCATGGCCGGCCGACCTGGACCCAACTGGGTCTGGATGATCTGGACAAACTGTTCTTGCGCGGTCGTTGA
- a CDS encoding trimeric intracellular cation channel family protein, which yields MLLMLYLIAITAEAMTGALSAGRRGMDWFGVVLIACVTALGGGSVRDVLLGHYPLTWVKHPEYLVLTSIAAMFTVFTARWMRHLRSLFLVLDAVGLVAFTLIGCMTALEMGHGMLVASVSGVITGVFGGILRDIFCNDIPLIFRRELYASVSFAAAWCYMLCLWLNLPSEQALLITLFGGFLLRLLAIRFHWEMPKFVYNDEA from the coding sequence ATGTTGCTGATGCTCTACCTGATCGCCATCACCGCCGAAGCCATGACCGGGGCGCTGTCTGCGGGCCGTCGCGGCATGGACTGGTTTGGCGTGGTGCTGATCGCTTGCGTCACGGCTTTGGGTGGCGGTTCGGTGCGGGATGTGTTGCTCGGCCACTATCCCCTGACCTGGGTCAAACACCCGGAATACCTGGTGCTGACCAGCATCGCGGCGATGTTCACGGTCTTCACCGCCCGCTGGATGCGTCACCTGCGCTCATTGTTTCTGGTGCTAGACGCCGTCGGCCTGGTGGCCTTCACCCTGATCGGCTGCATGACTGCCCTGGAAATGGGGCACGGCATGCTGGTCGCTTCCGTCAGCGGCGTGATTACCGGGGTTTTCGGCGGCATCCTGCGCGATATCTTCTGCAACGACATCCCGCTGATCTTCCGTCGCGAGCTCTACGCCAGCGTCTCTTTCGCGGCAGCGTGGTGTTACATGCTTTGCCTTTGGCTGAATTTGCCAAGTGAACAGGCGCTTCTGATCACGCTGTTCGGCGGCTTCTTGTTGCGCTTGCTGGCGATCCGTTTTCACTGGGAAATGCCCAAGTTCGTCTATAACGACGAGGCCTGA
- the motB gene encoding flagellar motor protein MotB, with product MENNQPIIIKRVKRYAGGHHGGAWKIAFADFATAMMAFFLVLWLLSTATPEQKIAIAGYFKDPIGFSESGTPYIIDLGGTPTLAPENTLNPEVKSQPQPDKVTVDAEQVEGMAEMVEKERLELLLQELQNKVEENPQLQKFKDQIMFEITPDGLRIQIVDAENRPMFDSGSARLKPYFEDILLAMADTIKAVPNKISISGHTDAKPYSGQGDFGNWELSANRANAARRALVAGSYPEQQVARVVGYASSALFDREHPFNPVNRRIDIIVLTKKAQRAIEGSQGAEPAPDTPPATPGAAPAPPADPNALPADKEPLPAHELRERLNLFDDPAPKPGEAPKQ from the coding sequence ATGGAAAATAATCAGCCGATAATCATCAAGCGCGTCAAGCGCTACGCCGGCGGGCATCACGGGGGCGCCTGGAAAATCGCCTTCGCTGACTTCGCCACGGCGATGATGGCGTTCTTCCTGGTGTTGTGGCTGCTGTCCACCGCAACGCCGGAGCAGAAGATCGCCATCGCCGGTTACTTCAAGGACCCGATCGGCTTCTCCGAAAGTGGCACGCCCTACATCATCGATCTGGGCGGTACGCCGACCCTTGCGCCGGAAAACACCCTCAACCCCGAGGTGAAGTCCCAGCCGCAGCCGGACAAGGTCACGGTCGACGCCGAACAGGTCGAAGGCATGGCCGAGATGGTGGAGAAGGAGCGTCTCGAGCTGTTGCTGCAGGAGTTGCAGAACAAGGTCGAAGAGAATCCGCAGCTGCAGAAATTCAAAGACCAGATCATGTTCGAGATCACCCCGGACGGTTTGCGCATCCAGATCGTGGACGCCGAGAACCGGCCGATGTTCGACTCGGGTTCCGCACGCCTGAAACCGTATTTTGAAGACATCCTGCTGGCCATGGCCGACACCATCAAAGCGGTGCCGAACAAGATCAGCATCAGCGGTCACACCGACGCCAAGCCGTACAGCGGCCAGGGTGATTTCGGCAACTGGGAGCTGTCGGCCAACCGCGCCAACGCCGCGCGACGTGCACTGGTGGCAGGCAGTTATCCGGAGCAGCAAGTGGCGCGGGTGGTCGGTTATGCGTCGTCGGCGCTGTTTGACCGCGAACACCCGTTCAACCCGGTCAACCGCCGTATCGACATCATCGTGCTGACCAAGAAAGCCCAGCGCGCCATCGAAGGTTCGCAAGGCGCGGAACCGGCTCCGGATACTCCGCCAGCGACTCCGGGCGCAGCACCGGCTCCGCCGGCCGACCCGAATGCGTTGCCGGCGGACAAGGAACCGTTGCCGGCGCATGAGCTGCGTGAACGGCTGAATCTGTTCGATGATCCGGCGCCGAAGCCGGGTGAAGCGCCCAAACAGTGA
- a CDS encoding N-acetylmuramoyl-L-alanine amidase has translation MMGLGMRFRALVAAVGVLFLAVTVDALAETKVNSVRLWRAPDNTRLVFDLSGPVQHSVFTLTAPDRLVIDINGATLGAPLNINSANTPITAMRSAQRTPTDLRVVIDLKKAVTPKSFSLAPNAQYGNRLVVDLFDNPADAAPPPAPTPSVATVPAVPVTPAEPAIKLPPAPAGKRDIIVVIDAGHGGEDPGASGSRGQREKDVVLQIARELQRQVNGMKGFRAELTRTGDYFIPLRGRTEIARKKGADLFVSIHADAAPSAAAFGASVFALSDRGATSETARWLADSENRSDLIGGAGNVSLDDKDRMLAGVLLDLSMTASLTSSLNVGQKVLSNIGRVTPLHKQRVEQAGFMVLKSPDIPSILVETGFISNANEASKLAASSHQQALARSISSGVRQFFQQNPPPGTYIAWLRDSGKIAQGPRDHRVSPGETLAMIAVRYQVSPAALRSANNLSSDELKIGQHLTIPGTELAAKE, from the coding sequence ATGATGGGGTTAGGTATGCGCTTTCGCGCGTTGGTTGCTGCCGTTGGGGTGTTGTTTCTGGCGGTAACCGTCGACGCTTTGGCCGAGACGAAGGTCAACAGCGTGCGCCTGTGGAGGGCGCCGGACAACACGCGGCTGGTGTTTGACCTGAGCGGTCCCGTGCAACACAGCGTCTTTACCCTGACGGCTCCAGACCGCCTGGTCATCGACATTAACGGCGCGACCTTGGGCGCACCGTTGAACATCAACAGCGCCAATACGCCGATCACGGCGATGCGCTCTGCTCAGCGCACACCGACCGACCTGCGGGTGGTCATCGACCTGAAAAAGGCCGTCACTCCGAAAAGCTTCTCTCTGGCCCCCAATGCCCAATATGGCAACCGGTTGGTGGTCGACCTCTTTGATAACCCTGCAGACGCCGCGCCGCCGCCAGCGCCGACACCGTCGGTGGCCACTGTTCCGGCCGTGCCGGTCACGCCTGCCGAGCCGGCCATCAAGTTGCCGCCGGCACCTGCCGGCAAGCGCGACATTATTGTGGTGATCGATGCCGGTCACGGTGGTGAAGACCCGGGTGCCTCCGGCTCCCGCGGCCAGCGCGAAAAAGATGTGGTGCTGCAGATCGCCCGCGAACTGCAACGCCAGGTCAACGGCATGAAAGGCTTCCGCGCCGAGCTGACCCGTACTGGCGACTACTTCATCCCGCTGCGCGGCCGTACCGAAATCGCCCGCAAGAAAGGCGCGGATCTGTTCGTCTCGATCCACGCCGACGCCGCGCCGTCGGCCGCCGCGTTCGGGGCCTCGGTGTTCGCCCTGTCTGATCGCGGTGCCACCTCGGAAACTGCGCGCTGGTTGGCCGACAGTGAAAACCGCTCCGACTTGATCGGTGGTGCCGGCAACGTCAGCCTCGATGACAAGGACCGCATGCTCGCAGGCGTGCTGCTGGATCTGTCGATGACCGCGTCCCTGACGTCCAGCCTGAACGTCGGTCAGAAGGTCCTGAGCAACATTGGTCGAGTCACGCCTCTGCACAAGCAGCGAGTTGAGCAAGCCGGGTTCATGGTGTTGAAGTCGCCGGACATTCCGTCGATCCTGGTGGAAACCGGGTTCATCTCCAATGCCAATGAAGCCTCGAAGCTCGCGGCATCCAGCCATCAACAGGCGCTGGCGCGCTCCATCAGCAGTGGCGTGCGGCAGTTCTTCCAACAGAATCCGCCACCGGGCACTTACATCGCCTGGCTGCGTGACTCCGGCAAAATCGCCCAAGGGCCGCGTGACCACCGGGTAAGCCCTGGCGAAACCCTGGCGATGATCGCCGTGCGTTATCAGGTGTCGCCAGCCGCGTTGCGCAGTGCCAACAACCTGTCGAGCGATGAGCTCAAGATTGGTCAACATTTGACCATTCCGGGTACTGAACTGGCGGCCAAAGAATGA
- the rsgA gene encoding small ribosomal subunit biogenesis GTPase RsgA gives MAKRQLNRRQNWRIEKIQGERAARAAKRESSAVQALEGGDLGPEQHGLVIAHFGVQVEVEARDGEHAGQVFRCHLRANLPALVTGDQVVWRAGNQGIGVIVAQLPRHTELCRPDSRGQLKPVAANVDMIVIVFAPLPEPHANLIDRYLVAAEHAGIKPLLLLNKYDLIDEHNAPALNALLGVYRTLGYPVLEVSAHHGNGMEQLQQRLDGRISVFVGQSGVGKSSLVNSLLPDVETRVGPLSELSGQGTHTTTTARLFHFPGGGELIDSPGIREFGLGHVSRADVEAGFIEFNDLLGTCRFRDCKHDREPGCALLKALEDGRVQQQRMNSYRSIIASLPETGY, from the coding sequence ATGGCCAAACGCCAACTCAATCGTCGCCAAAACTGGCGCATCGAAAAGATTCAGGGCGAACGCGCTGCCCGCGCCGCCAAACGCGAGTCCTCGGCTGTCCAGGCACTCGAGGGCGGCGATCTGGGCCCCGAGCAGCACGGCCTGGTGATCGCGCACTTCGGTGTGCAGGTCGAAGTCGAAGCCCGTGATGGCGAACATGCCGGCCAGGTGTTCCGTTGCCACTTGCGCGCCAACCTGCCGGCGCTGGTGACCGGCGACCAGGTGGTCTGGCGTGCAGGCAATCAGGGCATCGGGGTGATCGTCGCGCAACTGCCACGGCATACCGAACTGTGCCGCCCGGACAGCCGTGGCCAGCTCAAGCCGGTCGCCGCCAACGTCGACATGATTGTCATCGTTTTCGCGCCGCTGCCCGAGCCCCACGCCAACCTGATCGACCGCTACCTCGTCGCCGCCGAACACGCGGGCATCAAGCCTCTGCTATTGCTGAACAAGTACGACTTGATCGATGAGCACAACGCCCCGGCGCTGAATGCCTTGCTCGGTGTCTACCGCACCCTGGGCTACCCAGTGCTTGAAGTATCGGCTCACCACGGCAATGGCATGGAGCAACTTCAGCAGCGGCTGGACGGACGCATCAGTGTGTTCGTCGGTCAGTCCGGCGTCGGCAAGTCTTCGTTGGTCAACAGTCTGCTGCCTGACGTCGAAACCCGTGTCGGCCCGCTGTCCGAACTGTCCGGCCAGGGCACCCACACCACCACCACCGCGCGCCTGTTCCACTTCCCCGGCGGCGGCGAGCTGATCGACTCCCCGGGTATCCGTGAGTTCGGCCTTGGCCATGTCAGCCGTGCCGATGTCGAGGCCGGTTTCATCGAGTTCAACGACCTGCTCGGCACCTGCCGCTTCCGCGACTGCAAGCACGACCGCGAACCCGGTTGCGCTCTGCTCAAGGCCCTGGAAGACGGTCGCGTGCAGCAACAACGGATGAACAGCTACCGCTCGATCATCGCCAGCCTGCCGGAAACCGGCTACTGA
- the tsaE gene encoding tRNA (adenosine(37)-N6)-threonylcarbamoyltransferase complex ATPase subunit type 1 TsaE produces MSEVTLYLADEEAMTAFGTRIAQITKGHGLIFLEGNLGMGKTTLSRGIIRGLGHVGAVKSPTFTLVEPYEIGEIRAFHFDLYRLVDPEELEFLGIRDYFEDDALCLIEWPDKGAGFLPKPDLTITISPQDSGRSLKILSQGSRGESWCAALALESK; encoded by the coding sequence GTGTCTGAAGTAACCCTGTACCTGGCGGATGAAGAGGCGATGACCGCGTTTGGCACACGTATCGCCCAGATCACGAAAGGGCACGGCCTGATCTTTCTCGAGGGCAACCTGGGCATGGGCAAGACCACCCTGTCCCGGGGCATTATCCGGGGCCTTGGGCATGTCGGGGCAGTGAAAAGCCCGACCTTTACCTTGGTCGAACCCTACGAGATTGGCGAGATTCGTGCCTTTCACTTCGATCTCTATCGCCTCGTCGACCCGGAGGAGCTGGAGTTCCTCGGTATCCGCGACTATTTCGAAGACGATGCCCTGTGCCTGATCGAGTGGCCCGATAAAGGTGCAGGCTTTTTGCCAAAGCCTGACCTGACCATTACCATTAGCCCGCAAGACAGCGGGCGTTCGCTGAAAATTTTGTCCCAAGGCTCGCGAGGCGAGTCGTGGTGTGCCGCTTTGGCATTGGAATCCAAATAG
- the motA gene encoding flagellar motor stator protein MotA, whose translation MAKIIGIIVVFASVLGGYVLSHGKIAALIQPFEVMIIGGAALGAFLQANPGYMTMHVLKKSLSMFGSRFSHGFYLEVLGLIYEILNKSRREGMMAIEADIEDAAASPIFAKYPSVLKDERMTAFICDYLRIMSSGNMAPHELEGLFDMELYSLKEDLEHPSHAVNGIADAMPGFGIVAAVLGIVVTMASLGEGDQKSIGLHVGAALVGTFFGILAAYGFFGPLAHSLAHDAKEELNIYEAIKASLVASASGMPPSLAVEFGRKVLYPAHRPSFAELEQAVRGR comes from the coding sequence GCGAGCGTGCTCGGCGGATACGTGCTCTCCCACGGTAAAATTGCCGCTCTGATCCAGCCCTTCGAGGTCATGATCATCGGTGGTGCGGCCCTCGGCGCATTCCTTCAGGCCAACCCCGGCTATATGACGATGCACGTGCTCAAGAAGTCCCTGAGCATGTTCGGTTCGCGCTTCAGTCATGGTTTCTATCTTGAAGTGCTGGGCCTGATCTACGAGATCCTCAACAAGAGTCGTCGCGAAGGCATGATGGCCATCGAGGCTGACATCGAAGACGCCGCCGCGAGCCCGATCTTCGCCAAGTACCCATCGGTCCTCAAGGACGAGCGCATGACGGCGTTCATCTGCGACTACCTGCGCATCATGTCCTCCGGCAACATGGCTCCCCACGAACTCGAAGGTCTGTTCGACATGGAGCTGTACAGCCTCAAGGAAGACCTGGAGCACCCGTCCCACGCGGTGAATGGCATCGCTGACGCCATGCCCGGTTTCGGTATCGTTGCGGCGGTACTGGGTATTGTTGTGACCATGGCTTCCCTGGGCGAGGGCGATCAGAAGTCCATCGGCCTGCACGTGGGTGCGGCGCTGGTAGGTACCTTCTTCGGTATTCTCGCGGCCTACGGCTTCTTCGGCCCGCTGGCCCATTCCCTGGCTCACGACGCCAAGGAAGAACTGAACATCTACGAAGCCATCAAGGCCTCGCTGGTGGCCTCGGCTTCCGGCATGCCTCCATCGCTGGCCGTGGAGTTCGGGCGCAAGGTTCTGTACCCGGCGCACCGTCCTAGCTTCGCCGAGCTGGAACAAGCGGTTCGCGGTCGATAG